From Cellulosimicrobium cellulans, the proteins below share one genomic window:
- a CDS encoding LacI family DNA-binding transcriptional regulator: MQKPQQRATLADVARLAGVSAKTVSRVYDGSTNVSPDTRRRIEEAAARLSFRPNLLARDLRHGGVSSAVGFVLGDLTNPFYFQVAAGMERELAQHGLTMVLTATEDDPAEEERVAGTLLAQRVRALVLVPIARDQSYLESERRLGTPVVTIDRPAHNLLADSVVLDNREGTAEAVRALTRLGHRRVAFVCSPANLYTHAERLAGYREALGEVGVTDTSAWERLDDAGGRSTEAAVLDVLAQPDPPTAIVTGNNRASAALVRALGPARDDLAYVGFDDFDLADALGFSVVAYDTREIGRAAARRVLERLDDPQGAPVHVRIPTHLVPRGSGERPPR; encoded by the coding sequence GTGCAGAAGCCGCAGCAACGAGCCACTCTGGCCGACGTCGCGCGGCTCGCCGGGGTGAGCGCCAAGACCGTCTCTCGCGTCTACGACGGCAGCACCAACGTCTCCCCCGACACCCGGCGCCGTATCGAGGAGGCCGCCGCGCGCCTGAGCTTCCGGCCCAACCTTCTTGCGCGCGACCTCCGCCACGGCGGGGTCTCGTCCGCCGTGGGGTTCGTGCTCGGCGACCTCACCAACCCGTTCTACTTCCAGGTCGCCGCCGGCATGGAGCGCGAGCTCGCGCAGCACGGTCTGACCATGGTGCTCACCGCGACCGAGGACGACCCCGCCGAGGAGGAGCGCGTCGCCGGCACGCTGCTCGCCCAGCGCGTGCGCGCGCTCGTGCTCGTCCCCATCGCGCGGGACCAGTCCTACCTCGAGAGCGAGCGGCGGCTCGGCACACCCGTCGTGACGATCGACCGTCCGGCGCACAACCTCCTCGCCGACTCGGTCGTCCTCGACAACCGGGAGGGCACGGCGGAGGCGGTCCGGGCGCTCACGCGGCTCGGCCACCGCCGCGTCGCGTTCGTGTGCAGCCCGGCGAATCTGTACACGCACGCCGAACGCCTCGCCGGCTACCGGGAGGCGCTCGGCGAGGTCGGCGTCACGGACACGTCCGCGTGGGAACGACTCGACGACGCCGGCGGACGCAGCACCGAGGCCGCGGTGCTGGACGTGCTCGCCCAGCCTGACCCCCCGACCGCGATCGTCACCGGCAACAACCGCGCGAGCGCGGCGCTCGTCCGCGCGCTCGGCCCCGCGCGCGACGACCTGGCGTACGTCGGGTTCGACGACTTCGACCTCGCCGACGCGCTCGGTTTCAGCGTCGTCGCCTACGACACCCGCGAGATCGGTCGCGCCGCCGCACGCCGCGTCCTCGAACGGCTCGACGACCCGCAGGGCGCGCCGGTCCACGTCCGCATCCCCACCCACCTCGTCCCCCGCGGCTCCGGCGAGCGCCCCCCGCGGTAG
- a CDS encoding glycosyl hydrolase, which translates to MSRRHIRRSTTAAAAVLSLLATLALAATPAWSSPGPAAGSTAADPPDDEPVVVSLDDFDGYAGDSALSSLYPRNTNGGTNTATLVDSPFDAEGEDLGTAMRFDYAFTNGYSGRSRAVDGYWPGLRAVELWIANGTPGQDVLLQLSDGASFEAHLNDVAGFDAASTAPQRVHVPVEDFRPKSGTGTLRTSGIASFALYVNQVGAGTGGTIVVDEIDLLFDVAPPVPEVTFPVTELRTDGAGNLLSLLAEHAVVPDGARVVQATWTSDDQTVLRDATRPEPKGDFRGEGAVGVDVHQVRLFVPAEDGGAGTTFAVDVGTHLEIEVTDLPAPVDVVDYLDAITGTGMLSAMHHDQSYANPAANDVLHQRVANEFGVYPALYSADFLTGQTVPYRQNMIDEVRRQWDAGNLVQIMFHVSPPQYTVAQEAQGNWGGDQAHETLPSPNRIYSFLYEDQWDELLRDGSPLNENWKLRLDEYARLLQPLEDAGVTVMLRPFHEMNQHVFWWGGRPGLDGSAGLYRMVHDYLEQEKGLSNIVWVWNVQDLPDDYGFADGDPKFDRYEGLEGGLPEYDANDWSSFSPGADYYDVLSVDFYDVEGYAPRHYEQAQRVAQRDDKPMIVGETFVFPTQDEIAAQPDWSLAMPWGVRTWNYNTPQAMATFYEHSIGAAGLPRFATRDNTATPTATDARVVGVVNPHGYEVAALAVRYSTPLPAGELDPAAFAVRADLDGPTPDTSSDGPRTVVRAHTAAGPDGAGSPGQESAPGEWVVLELDTSDANAAGTFYSGTTQTYDLAAAYSVTQVADVRVGGTTVPASDGPVASTAVDTPVVDEYEAGVWDGPGDAFRYRLFTPRAYREAPDDDTLYPLVLTLHGTGETGTDNAVQLLGNQLSVAFAAPERQASDPAFVLSPQRAPDQDWLTPSGREALVGMVEDMVGRYPVDPDRVYLTGLSRGSRASWPLLAEDGGLFAGALLVAGGESAELTARITDLPVWVHHAIDDPTAPYALTLTALDGLERAGAVVTRGEWAGNLPRDAAAARAQALWDEARATGSEVLHTAYTPGTTGTPDRLAYPHSSWIPTYANPVVLDWLFAQSRDGGPAVSVEASARCLAGKAYVAVRATNAGGKPVGISLTTPYGSRTYSAVAPGVSAYQSFASRATALPAGTATVTVTAGDGTTTLDAPYDATTCG; encoded by the coding sequence ATGTCCCGACGACACATACGTCGGAGCACCACAGCCGCGGCCGCGGTGCTGTCGCTCCTCGCGACGTTGGCGCTCGCGGCGACGCCCGCGTGGTCCTCTCCCGGTCCGGCAGCGGGGTCCACCGCCGCCGACCCGCCCGACGACGAGCCCGTCGTGGTGAGTCTCGACGACTTCGACGGCTATGCGGGCGATTCCGCGCTGTCGTCGCTGTACCCCCGCAACACGAACGGCGGGACGAACACGGCGACGCTCGTCGACTCGCCGTTCGACGCCGAGGGCGAGGACCTCGGGACGGCGATGCGGTTCGACTACGCGTTCACCAACGGCTACTCCGGTCGCTCGCGCGCGGTCGACGGCTACTGGCCGGGACTGCGGGCGGTCGAGCTGTGGATCGCGAACGGCACGCCCGGGCAGGACGTGCTGCTGCAGCTCTCCGACGGCGCGTCGTTCGAGGCGCACCTGAACGACGTCGCGGGCTTCGACGCGGCGTCCACCGCGCCGCAGCGCGTGCACGTCCCGGTCGAGGACTTCCGCCCCAAGTCCGGCACCGGGACCCTGCGCACGAGCGGGATCGCCTCGTTCGCGCTCTACGTCAACCAGGTCGGGGCGGGGACAGGAGGCACCATCGTGGTCGACGAGATCGACCTGCTGTTCGACGTCGCACCACCGGTCCCGGAGGTGACGTTCCCCGTCACCGAGCTCCGCACGGACGGCGCCGGGAACCTCCTCTCGCTGCTCGCCGAGCACGCCGTCGTGCCCGACGGCGCACGGGTCGTCCAGGCGACGTGGACCTCCGACGACCAGACGGTCCTGCGCGACGCGACCCGCCCCGAGCCCAAGGGCGACTTCCGCGGCGAGGGTGCGGTCGGCGTCGACGTCCACCAGGTGCGCCTCTTCGTCCCGGCCGAGGACGGCGGCGCGGGCACGACGTTCGCCGTCGACGTCGGCACGCACCTCGAGATCGAGGTGACCGACCTGCCCGCGCCGGTCGACGTCGTCGACTACCTCGACGCGATCACCGGCACCGGGATGCTCTCCGCGATGCACCACGACCAGTCGTACGCCAACCCCGCGGCGAACGACGTGCTGCACCAGCGTGTCGCGAACGAGTTCGGCGTCTACCCGGCGCTGTACAGCGCGGACTTCCTCACCGGCCAGACGGTCCCGTACCGGCAGAACATGATCGACGAGGTCCGCCGTCAGTGGGACGCCGGCAACCTCGTGCAGATCATGTTCCACGTCTCGCCCCCGCAGTACACCGTGGCCCAGGAGGCGCAAGGCAACTGGGGCGGCGACCAGGCGCACGAGACGCTCCCGAGCCCCAACCGGATCTACTCGTTCCTCTACGAGGACCAGTGGGACGAGCTGCTCAGGGACGGCTCGCCGCTCAACGAGAACTGGAAGCTGCGCCTGGACGAGTACGCGCGCCTGCTCCAGCCGCTCGAGGACGCGGGCGTGACGGTCATGCTGCGTCCGTTCCACGAGATGAACCAGCACGTGTTCTGGTGGGGCGGGCGGCCGGGGCTCGACGGCAGCGCCGGCCTGTACCGGATGGTCCACGACTACCTGGAGCAGGAGAAGGGGTTGTCGAACATCGTGTGGGTCTGGAACGTCCAGGACCTGCCCGACGACTACGGCTTCGCCGACGGCGACCCCAAGTTCGACCGCTACGAGGGTCTCGAGGGCGGACTGCCCGAGTACGACGCCAACGACTGGTCGAGCTTCAGCCCCGGTGCGGACTACTACGACGTGCTGTCCGTCGACTTCTACGACGTCGAGGGCTACGCGCCTCGGCACTACGAACAGGCGCAGCGCGTCGCGCAGCGCGACGACAAGCCGATGATCGTCGGCGAGACGTTCGTCTTCCCGACGCAGGACGAGATCGCGGCGCAGCCCGACTGGTCGCTCGCCATGCCGTGGGGCGTGCGGACGTGGAACTACAACACGCCGCAGGCCATGGCGACGTTCTACGAGCACAGCATCGGCGCCGCGGGGCTGCCGCGGTTCGCGACGCGCGACAACACGGCGACGCCCACGGCCACGGACGCCCGCGTCGTCGGCGTCGTGAACCCGCACGGGTACGAGGTGGCCGCGCTCGCGGTGCGCTACTCCACGCCGCTGCCCGCGGGCGAGCTCGACCCGGCGGCGTTCGCCGTCCGGGCGGACCTCGACGGCCCGACGCCGGACACGTCGTCGGACGGCCCGCGCACCGTGGTCCGGGCTCACACGGCAGCAGGGCCCGACGGCGCCGGCTCACCCGGGCAGGAGTCCGCGCCGGGCGAGTGGGTCGTCCTGGAGCTCGACACGTCCGACGCCAACGCGGCCGGGACGTTCTACTCCGGGACGACGCAGACCTACGACCTGGCCGCCGCGTACTCGGTGACGCAGGTCGCCGACGTGCGCGTCGGCGGGACGACCGTGCCCGCGTCCGACGGCCCGGTCGCGTCGACGGCGGTCGACACGCCCGTCGTCGACGAGTACGAGGCCGGGGTGTGGGACGGGCCGGGCGACGCGTTCCGGTACCGGCTCTTCACACCGCGCGCGTACCGCGAGGCTCCGGACGACGACACGCTCTACCCGCTCGTGCTCACGCTCCACGGCACGGGCGAGACCGGCACCGACAACGCCGTCCAGCTCCTCGGCAACCAGCTCTCGGTCGCGTTCGCCGCGCCCGAGCGGCAGGCGAGCGACCCGGCGTTCGTCCTGTCCCCGCAGCGCGCCCCCGACCAGGACTGGCTCACGCCCTCCGGGCGCGAGGCGCTCGTCGGGATGGTCGAGGACATGGTCGGCCGCTACCCGGTCGACCCCGACCGCGTGTACCTCACCGGGCTCTCGCGCGGCTCGCGCGCGAGCTGGCCGCTGCTCGCCGAGGACGGCGGCCTGTTCGCGGGAGCGCTGCTCGTCGCGGGTGGCGAGTCGGCCGAGCTCACGGCGCGGATCACCGACCTGCCGGTCTGGGTACATCACGCGATCGACGACCCGACGGCGCCGTACGCCCTCACGCTCACGGCCCTCGACGGCCTCGAGCGCGCGGGCGCCGTCGTGACGCGCGGCGAGTGGGCGGGCAACCTCCCGCGCGACGCTGCGGCGGCGCGGGCGCAGGCACTGTGGGACGAGGCGCGCGCCACGGGCAGCGAGGTGCTCCACACCGCGTACACCCCGGGCACGACGGGCACCCCGGACCGGCTCGCGTACCCGCACTCGTCGTGGATCCCGACCTACGCGAACCCGGTCGTCCTGGACTGGCTCTTCGCGCAGTCGCGCGACGGCGGCCCGGCGGTCTCGGTCGAGGCGTCGGCGCGCTGTCTCGCCGGGAAGGCGTACGTCGCGGTCCGGGCGACGAACGCCGGCGGCAAACCGGTCGGCATCTCCCTCACCACGCCGTACGGCAGCAGGACGTATTCGGCCGTGGCGCCCGGCGTGAGCGCCTACCAGTCGTTCGCGTCGCGGGCGACGGCGTTACCGGCGGGAACCGCGACCGTCACCGTCACCGCGGGCGACGGCACCACGACGCTCGACGCGCCGTACGACGCCACGACCTGCGGGTAG
- a CDS encoding LysE family transporter, whose amino-acid sequence MAWSVWTTLAAAGVLISLTPGAGAVNTMANSIGVGWARSIWGILGQQLALVAHVAIVAAGVGVLVAGSPVLFDVVRYGGAAYLVYLGIRQWRSRPSGDDGEAVARGPESRWSMVRRGLLVNLTNPKAIVFFLAFIPQFVRPDRPLLPQYVVLGVTVVVIDVLVMWFFFATAATGLRRLTRSPRGQRTANRLFGGLFVGVGVLLAAVH is encoded by the coding sequence ATGGCGTGGTCGGTCTGGACGACCCTGGCGGCCGCCGGGGTGCTCATCTCGCTCACGCCGGGCGCGGGAGCGGTCAACACGATGGCCAACTCGATCGGCGTCGGGTGGGCGCGCTCCATCTGGGGGATCCTCGGCCAGCAGCTGGCCCTCGTCGCGCACGTCGCGATCGTGGCGGCCGGCGTCGGCGTGCTCGTCGCGGGCTCGCCCGTCCTGTTCGACGTCGTCAGGTACGGCGGCGCCGCCTACCTCGTCTACCTCGGGATCCGGCAGTGGCGGTCGCGTCCGAGCGGCGACGACGGCGAGGCCGTCGCGCGCGGACCGGAGTCGCGGTGGTCCATGGTCCGGCGCGGGCTCCTCGTCAACCTCACGAACCCGAAGGCGATCGTCTTCTTCCTCGCGTTCATCCCGCAGTTCGTCCGGCCGGACCGGCCGCTGCTGCCGCAGTACGTCGTGCTCGGGGTGACGGTCGTCGTGATCGACGTGCTCGTCATGTGGTTCTTCTTCGCGACCGCGGCCACGGGGCTGCGGCGACTGACCCGCAGCCCGCGCGGGCAGCGCACCGCCAACCGGCTCTTCGGCGGCCTCTTCGTCGGGGTCGGCGTCCTGCTCGCCGCCGTCCACTGA
- a CDS encoding carbohydrate binding domain-containing protein, with the protein MTPRRLRAARPRAGNADTHRGRPHAGRRPPAGRRPLGLATAVVLALAGTVVPVGAAAGSADGSPTSTAAAPTKETPAVSAPLGESRNTSFVERDGARLVLDGETFRFSGTNIYWLGLDENVPPGTVDYPTAFRIRDALDTASNLGVTVVRSHMLASTGTPLAILPSKEAGYNADAFASIDYAVAYAGSKGIRLVLPLTDEWAYYHGGHRDFGAPYGLCAPTTPLTPCAEFYSDPRVVADFTDYVHHVMDHVNPYTGLALKDDPTVLAWELGNELEGMTPEWIGHVATEISERAPRQLVAAGKRFGIDDDTLASPLVDIVDVHYYPPTASGVRADAARITDAGKVYIAGEYASTAATPELLEPLAAEPDVTGMMFWSLFGHDDASGLVPHDDGFTLHDPGADDRMRGNVAAIRDFSAALAGAPVAVEMKQPLVTSVGSTYGFHEVSWRGAAGAATYRVERAAVSDGVPSGPFEVVAEGLTDTGEPYLDTSAGGDAAYRVVPVGTDGTDGPVSESVVVAAGEQVLVDPLETQRPLVDHAGLRVTPDGDAALLGPAGDGAAHATWALDGLTGAELRVRAATAADVAALVVETSTDGETWAAASTAVGPDEDGRFRVAVSAAQGERLRVTWPAGSSARLERVTLRGAADLPVLDDALDDLAGANVEGSVGIDTGNPDLFGGDAGRAKRDTPGAASLAWEADGLTRLEATGWYWPDAEPAHLAFEARVDGAWQGLDAAVAGAPGTVGGAWGRFAYTAPLPAGTDAVRAVWPADATPEWAQQLGHVQLFGTGGELAAPSAFAALAPDDGASALRGTPTLRWEPAAQAATYRVTLARTDAPGTPLVSAEVRGTSLAPAVELDAATSYTWHVEAVNGAGGTGMTGGPRTFATDALPTEPLVVEDYEGFADDAALTAAHRANTGGDPITSTLVPGAGGGHAMRLATTLASSGYAGVTRTFDAPQSWWGYEGLDLWLDRSGLGAGQNLTVQVVAGGQFWETVLPDAGPQPAGVVHVPFADLALPPWAGGGGRPDLQAVTEISFYLGGNGPAALVVDDVRTAVAARDVPVTVEASSRCLAGKAYVAVRATNDGDVPIAVTLGTPYGSRAFAAVAPGANAYQSFAVRATSVPGGSAVVTVGSGDDAVELDAPYAAVACG; encoded by the coding sequence ATGACCCCACGACGACTGCGTGCGGCGAGGCCCCGCGCAGGCAACGCCGACACCCACCGAGGCCGACCGCACGCCGGGCGTCGACCCCCCGCCGGGCGCCGACCGCTCGGCCTGGCCACCGCCGTCGTGCTGGCGCTCGCGGGTACGGTCGTCCCCGTCGGCGCCGCCGCGGGCAGCGCGGACGGCAGCCCGACCAGCACCGCCGCCGCCCCGACGAAGGAGACCCCCGCCGTGAGCGCACCCCTCGGCGAGAGCCGCAACACCTCGTTCGTCGAGCGCGACGGCGCGCGCCTCGTCCTCGACGGCGAGACGTTCCGCTTCAGCGGGACGAACATCTACTGGCTCGGCCTCGACGAGAACGTCCCGCCCGGCACGGTCGACTACCCGACGGCGTTCCGCATCCGCGACGCGCTCGACACGGCCTCGAACCTCGGCGTGACGGTCGTGCGCTCGCACATGCTCGCGTCGACGGGTACGCCGCTCGCGATCCTCCCGTCGAAGGAGGCGGGGTACAACGCCGACGCGTTCGCGAGCATCGACTACGCCGTCGCCTACGCCGGCTCGAAGGGCATCCGCCTCGTCCTGCCGCTCACCGACGAGTGGGCGTACTACCACGGCGGGCACCGCGACTTCGGGGCCCCGTACGGGCTGTGCGCGCCGACGACGCCGCTCACGCCGTGCGCGGAGTTCTACTCCGACCCGCGCGTCGTCGCGGACTTCACGGACTACGTGCACCACGTCATGGACCACGTGAACCCGTACACCGGGCTCGCGCTCAAGGACGACCCGACGGTCCTCGCGTGGGAGCTCGGCAACGAGCTCGAGGGCATGACGCCGGAGTGGATCGGGCACGTCGCCACCGAGATCTCCGAGCGCGCGCCGCGCCAGCTCGTCGCGGCGGGCAAGCGGTTCGGCATCGACGACGACACGCTCGCCTCCCCGCTCGTCGACATCGTCGACGTGCACTACTACCCGCCGACGGCGAGCGGCGTCCGCGCGGACGCGGCCCGCATCACCGACGCCGGGAAGGTGTACATCGCGGGCGAGTACGCCTCGACCGCCGCGACGCCCGAGCTGCTCGAGCCGCTCGCGGCCGAGCCCGACGTCACGGGCATGATGTTCTGGTCCCTCTTCGGGCACGACGACGCGTCCGGCCTCGTGCCGCACGACGACGGCTTCACGCTGCACGACCCGGGCGCAGACGACCGGATGCGCGGCAACGTCGCGGCGATCCGCGACTTCTCGGCGGCGCTCGCGGGCGCCCCGGTCGCCGTCGAGATGAAGCAGCCGCTCGTGACGTCGGTCGGTAGCACGTACGGCTTCCACGAGGTGTCGTGGCGCGGCGCCGCGGGCGCGGCCACGTACCGGGTCGAGCGCGCGGCGGTGTCGGACGGCGTCCCGAGCGGGCCGTTCGAGGTCGTCGCCGAGGGTCTGACGGACACGGGCGAGCCGTACCTCGACACGTCCGCAGGCGGGGACGCGGCCTACCGCGTGGTGCCGGTCGGCACCGACGGCACGGACGGGCCCGTCTCGGAGTCGGTCGTCGTCGCGGCGGGCGAGCAGGTCCTCGTCGACCCGCTCGAGACGCAGCGTCCGCTCGTCGACCACGCCGGGCTCCGCGTCACGCCCGACGGCGACGCCGCGCTGCTCGGCCCGGCCGGCGACGGCGCCGCGCACGCGACGTGGGCGCTTGACGGCCTCACGGGCGCGGAGCTGCGCGTGCGGGCGGCGACCGCCGCCGACGTCGCGGCGCTCGTCGTGGAGACCAGCACCGACGGCGAGACGTGGGCCGCGGCGAGCACCGCCGTCGGGCCCGACGAGGACGGGCGCTTCCGCGTCGCGGTCTCGGCGGCGCAGGGCGAGCGGCTCCGCGTCACGTGGCCGGCGGGCTCGTCGGCGCGGCTCGAGCGCGTCACGCTGCGCGGCGCCGCCGACCTGCCCGTGCTCGACGACGCTCTGGACGACCTGGCGGGGGCGAACGTCGAGGGGTCGGTCGGCATCGACACCGGCAACCCGGACCTGTTCGGCGGTGATGCCGGGCGGGCGAAGCGCGACACGCCCGGCGCGGCGTCGCTCGCATGGGAGGCGGACGGACTCACGCGCCTCGAGGCGACGGGGTGGTACTGGCCCGACGCCGAGCCGGCCCACCTCGCGTTCGAGGCGCGGGTCGACGGCGCGTGGCAGGGCCTCGACGCCGCGGTCGCCGGCGCTCCGGGGACCGTGGGCGGCGCGTGGGGTCGCTTCGCGTACACCGCGCCCCTGCCCGCGGGGACCGACGCGGTGCGCGCGGTCTGGCCCGCCGACGCGACGCCGGAGTGGGCGCAGCAGCTCGGCCACGTGCAACTGTTCGGCACGGGCGGGGAGCTCGCCGCTCCGAGCGCGTTCGCGGCGCTCGCGCCCGACGACGGCGCGTCCGCACTGCGCGGCACGCCGACCCTGCGGTGGGAGCCGGCGGCGCAGGCCGCGACCTACCGCGTGACGCTCGCCCGGACCGACGCGCCCGGTACGCCGCTCGTGTCCGCCGAGGTGCGCGGCACGAGCCTCGCACCTGCCGTGGAGCTCGACGCCGCGACGTCGTACACGTGGCACGTCGAGGCGGTGAACGGCGCCGGGGGCACGGGCATGACGGGCGGGCCGCGGACCTTCGCGACCGACGCGCTGCCGACCGAGCCGCTCGTCGTCGAGGACTACGAGGGCTTCGCCGACGACGCCGCGCTCACCGCCGCGCACCGCGCGAACACGGGAGGCGACCCGATCACGTCGACGCTCGTCCCCGGCGCCGGCGGCGGTCATGCGATGCGGCTCGCGACGACGCTCGCGTCGTCGGGGTACGCGGGCGTGACCCGTACGTTCGACGCGCCGCAGTCGTGGTGGGGCTACGAGGGCCTCGACCTGTGGCTCGACCGCTCCGGCCTCGGCGCGGGGCAGAACCTGACCGTGCAGGTCGTCGCGGGCGGCCAGTTCTGGGAGACGGTGCTGCCCGACGCGGGCCCGCAGCCCGCGGGGGTCGTGCACGTGCCGTTCGCGGACCTGGCCCTCCCGCCGTGGGCGGGCGGCGGCGGTCGCCCGGACCTCCAGGCGGTCACCGAGATCTCGTTCTACCTCGGAGGCAACGGTCCGGCGGCGCTCGTCGTCGACGACGTGCGGACCGCCGTCGCTGCGCGGGACGTGCCCGTGACCGTCGAGGCGTCGTCGCGGTGCCTCGCGGGGAAGGCGTACGTCGCCGTCCGGGCGACGAACGACGGTGACGTGCCGATCGCCGTGACGCTCGGCACGCCGTACGGGAGCAGGGCCTTCGCGGCCGTCGCGCCGGGGGCCAACGCGTACCAGTCGTTCGCGGTCCGCGCGACGTCGGTGCCCGGCGGGTCGGCGGTCGTCACCGTGGGCTCGGGCGACGACGCGGTCGAGCTCGACGCCCCGTACGCGGCGGTCGCCTGCGGCTGA
- a CDS encoding glycosyl hydrolase yields MRHLIPTQPRPGHAPEPAPGATTIARRSTPRRALTALAAGLAALLVATLVPTTPVAHAFPARDKQAVIDYLRSITGTSIVSGQHNKEPASAPGQYTQQVRDITGQYPGLWGGDMMFRGQDQANRQRVVDQAKTEWANGSLVALTWHVCSPTGPSTCEFEGGVKTQISQSQFEQIVTGGTALNQTWRARMAEVVPYLRQLKDAGVPVLWRPFHEMNETWNWWGGRAGANGGAKIYQQMKDYFDSQGLDNLIWVWNVQDNPNANWASYYPGSSYVDVVSLDVWYKNHPSTSDYQQIQSIAGSKPIAIAEMGKVPNDALLTAQPRWSYFMVWSEQLRGSNTDAEVQAAYFHPRVLNQGEVQLGSGGGTPNPGPAPATGAIVGLAGKCVDVAASGTANGTTVQLYTCAPGVAQTWEVRADGTIRNPNAGRCLDVAGQGTTNGTVVQIWDCNGSGAQQWVYSAAAQSLRNPQSNRCLDVTGQSSTNGTRLQVWDCTGTANQRWTVPS; encoded by the coding sequence ATGCGACACCTCATCCCCACCCAGCCCAGACCCGGGCACGCTCCCGAACCGGCACCCGGCGCGACGACGATCGCCCGCCGGAGCACCCCGCGACGCGCCCTCACGGCGCTCGCAGCGGGTCTCGCAGCGCTGCTCGTGGCCACGCTCGTCCCGACCACCCCCGTCGCGCACGCCTTCCCGGCGCGCGACAAGCAGGCGGTGATCGACTACCTGCGGTCGATCACCGGGACGTCGATCGTCTCGGGCCAGCACAACAAGGAACCGGCCTCGGCACCCGGTCAGTACACCCAGCAGGTGCGCGACATCACCGGCCAGTACCCGGGCCTGTGGGGCGGCGACATGATGTTCCGCGGTCAGGACCAGGCGAACCGGCAGCGCGTCGTCGACCAGGCGAAGACGGAGTGGGCCAACGGATCGCTCGTCGCCCTCACGTGGCACGTCTGCTCCCCGACCGGACCGTCGACGTGCGAGTTCGAGGGCGGTGTCAAGACGCAGATCAGCCAGAGCCAGTTCGAGCAGATCGTCACCGGCGGCACCGCGCTCAACCAGACCTGGCGCGCGCGCATGGCCGAGGTCGTGCCCTACCTGCGCCAGCTCAAGGACGCCGGCGTGCCGGTGCTGTGGCGGCCGTTCCACGAGATGAACGAGACGTGGAACTGGTGGGGCGGGCGCGCCGGGGCCAACGGCGGCGCGAAGATCTACCAGCAGATGAAGGACTACTTCGACTCCCAGGGCCTCGACAACCTCATCTGGGTCTGGAACGTCCAGGACAACCCGAACGCGAACTGGGCGAGCTACTATCCCGGCTCCTCCTACGTCGACGTGGTGAGCCTCGACGTCTGGTACAAGAACCACCCCAGCACCTCGGACTACCAGCAGATCCAGTCCATCGCCGGGAGCAAGCCCATCGCCATCGCCGAGATGGGGAAGGTCCCGAACGACGCGCTCCTCACGGCCCAGCCACGCTGGAGCTACTTCATGGTCTGGTCCGAGCAGCTGCGCGGGAGCAACACGGACGCCGAGGTCCAGGCGGCGTACTTCCACCCGCGCGTGCTCAACCAGGGCGAGGTGCAGCTCGGCTCCGGCGGCGGGACGCCGAACCCTGGCCCGGCTCCCGCGACCGGCGCGATCGTCGGGCTCGCCGGCAAGTGCGTCGACGTCGCCGCGTCGGGCACCGCCAACGGGACCACCGTCCAGCTCTACACGTGCGCGCCGGGCGTCGCGCAGACGTGGGAGGTGCGCGCCGACGGCACGATCCGCAACCCGAACGCAGGCAGGTGCCTGGACGTCGCGGGCCAGGGCACGACCAACGGCACGGTGGTCCAGATCTGGGACTGCAACGGCTCGGGCGCGCAGCAGTGGGTGTACTCCGCGGCGGCGCAGTCCCTGCGCAACCCGCAGTCGAACAGGTGCCTCGACGTCACCGGCCAGTCGTCGACGAACGGGACCCGGCTCCAGGTCTGGGACTGCACGGGCACCGCCAACCAGCGCTGGACCGTGCCGTCCTGA